Within Cellulophaga sp. L1A9, the genomic segment ATTAAATTCATAAAATGGACTGTTTCCTATTAAGCCATGAAATAGCGTACTGTTCAAATGATTCATCGCAAAATTTGTAGTGATGAGGCCACCATTAGAATGCCCCATTAATAGCACCTGGTTATTATTTTCAGATTTAATTATTTGCAACGCAAGATTCAGTTCTTCATCATACTCACGAATGGATCGTACATTATTAAACTTTTGATGACTCAAATAAGATCTTCCATACTTCCGTAAATCTAAAGCATAAAAATTATATCCTTGGTCATTAAATTTTTGCGCCATTTCTTTTTGGAAGAAATAATCATTGAAGCCATGTATGTATAAAATTGCTTTTTGAGAATCTTTTTCGGCGCATTTTCGGATTAAGGTAGCAATAACTTTACCTTCATAATCATCTGGAAAGTGCAGGATTAATTTTTCAAATCCATTCCCCAGTAAATCAGAGGTATAGTTGTTATTTTTAAAATGTTCCTCTTGCATATAAATTACTTTTTAGCGCTACTCATGTGTCTCACTATAAAATTAATTGCAGTAATAATGCCATAGCGGTAAAGCTGACAAAAATTGTATTTTAGTACAAATTTGTCTTAGAAGTATTTGTAAATATAAGGAGGCAATATTAGGTTATGTTAAAGTATAAAAAATCCCTCAAAATATTCTGAGGGATTTTTTTGTTACATTTCGTTTAAAAAGAGTTTTATTTTTTGGTCTGTTCTTTGTAGGTGCTTTCAAATATTTTGTCTGCATTTGCAGATTCAAAACCATCACGTCGTTGGTTACGAGTAAAGCTTGTTAACCCCTGATCTGTAAATTCTTTTAAAGGTAAACGTTCTGCAAATTCTACATAACTTCCCGATATTTCATAGGTTTCACCGTCTGCAAACCTTGCTTCAAAAGTTTTAGCGACGGTACTGCTCTGCTTTAATAGTCCGTCTGGGCTTACCTTAATTTTACCTCCTGCAGTATTCAATTTTATGCCTAGACCTTCAAGAAAGACATTGAATTTTTCTACCGTATTATAGTTATTAGGTAAATCGTGAACGCTAATTGTATAATGATTTAGATAGTAGCGATTATAAATCACCCAAGCAGCATATTCGCTTTCATCGGCAAGTGCCAAGTAATCAGATAATGTAGGTAGGTCCCAAAGGGCTTTATGAAAAAAAGACCCTACAGCTTCTATGGCATCTAAATCTAAAGCATCTACAGGGTCACTGGTAATATGTTGTGTATAACGGTAAATAATTTGCTGTGTCTTCTCAGGTAAATCTTGAACGCGTAATTCACTCATGAAAATTCGTGGTAAATGATCAGCAGGTGGTGCGTACCAATAGCCATCTAATTTCTTTCCTTCAAAAAAGTAATAATCCTTTTTTTTATATCCGTAGTGCAAGAATATTTTTTCAAAAGAAGCTACCCCTAAATGTGGAACTCCTAAAGTTCTAAAAGCAATATGATCATTAATAATTTCATTCTCCTTAGTGATAATCCCTTCAGAAATCATACCATTTGTAACTTTTAGTACATCTGGAACGCTGTTCTTATAAGGAATAAATAGCGCATCTAATATAGCTTCTAAGGCTTTAATTTTATTTGATACCATAACTGAATGTAATTTTTATCAAAAAT encodes:
- a CDS encoding DUF1338 domain-containing protein produces the protein MVSNKIKALEAILDALFIPYKNSVPDVLKVTNGMISEGIITKENEIINDHIAFRTLGVPHLGVASFEKIFLHYGYKKKDYYFFEGKKLDGYWYAPPADHLPRIFMSELRVQDLPEKTQQIIYRYTQHITSDPVDALDLDAIEAVGSFFHKALWDLPTLSDYLALADESEYAAWVIYNRYYLNHYTISVHDLPNNYNTVEKFNVFLEGLGIKLNTAGGKIKVSPDGLLKQSSTVAKTFEARFADGETYEISGSYVEFAERLPLKEFTDQGLTSFTRNQRRDGFESANADKIFESTYKEQTKK